The Schizosaccharomyces pombe strain 972h- genome assembly, chromosome: I genome contains a region encoding:
- the cdc45 gene encoding DNA replication pre-initiation complex subunit Cdc45 — protein sequence MFIKRSDYASAYLKIKEASVSGGCTVQLFVALDPDALCACKLLSTLLKGDFISHKIRPVSGYRDLEQANKTLLEQNEDIKFIILLNCGTMVDLNNYLVSMEDVSIYVIDSHRPHNLNNIYIENNIFVFDDGDIEEDMNKIHDAWYAFNSHELSDEENSDSSNEREEEVEDDNRSVESYSSSDYQARSRRRFSEETTQRRAEIKEKRKKRKEFASILSEYYEKGSWYGESITNILFAVASMLGREDNDMLWLAIVGLTCLEIHCQSSKKYFNRSYSLLKDEVNRLNPSPLENQIVGRAHGKTPHDQSIRLEDEFRFMLVRHWSLYDSMLHSAYVGSRLHIWSEEGRKRLHKLLAKMGLSLVECKQTYIHMNMDLKKTLKSSLKRFAPFYGLDDVIFHSFTRTYGFKCTLSASDVSYAISALLEMGNTGVLLQSKTVARSPDMTEEEYLEKFENAQNQEWLHNFYDAYDALDDVDSLERALKLAMHLQRAIVRTGITLLEKRAIKTLRSFRFGLINEGPDLKIFMHPLALTKMSLWIAEAINEQEREFGKLRHLPLVLAAFVEEKNRYLIVGTSTSAFTSNEDDDDDDGHGHNRFGVAFQEVANMTSATLQMDCFEASVIECQKSDLGVFLESLSFKTLL from the exons atgttCATCAAGAGATCCGATTACGCCTCTGCttacttgaaaattaaagaagcaAGTGTATCTGGTGGATGCACAGTTCAGCTCTTTGTTGCTTTAGACCCAGACGCGCTTTGTGCATGCAAGCTATTGTCCACACTTTTGAAAGGCGATTTTATTTCACATAAAATTAGGCCTGTATCGGGCTATCGAGACCTTGAACaagcaaataaaactttGCTAGAGCAAAATGAAGAtatcaaattcattataCTTTTGAATTGTGGAACGATGGTGGATCTAAATAATTATCTTGTTTCTATGGAAGACGTATCTATCTATGTAATTGATTCTCATAGGCCGCATAAtctaaataatatatacattgaaaacaatatttttgttttcgaCGATGGAGATATTGAAGAAGACATGAATAAAATTCATGATGCTTGGTATGCATTTAATTCGCATGAGCTAtcagatgaagaaaattccGATTCCAGTAATGAGCGAGAGGAGGAAGTCGAAGATGACAACCGATCTGTGGAATCTTACAGCTCATCCGATTATCAAGCACGAAGTCGTAGGCGTTTTTCAGAGGAAACGACGCAACGTCGAGCTGAAATTAAggagaaaaggaaaaaacgGAAAGAGTTCGCCTCTATCCTTTCTGAATATTATGAGAAAGGAAGTTGGTACGGCGAGTCAATTACCAATATCCTGTTTGCAGTAGCATCCATGCTTGGACGTGAGGATAATGACATGTTGTGGTTAGCGATTGTTGGGCTCACCTGCTTGGAAATTCACTGCCAATcctcaaaaaaatacttcaaTAGGTCCTATTCTTTATTGAAAGATGAAGTCAATCGCTTGAACCCTTCACCActtgaaaatcaaatagTCGGTCGCGCACATGGTAAGACACCCCATGATCAGTCAATTCGGCTTGAAGATGAATTTCGTTTTATGCTAGTAAGACATTGGAGTCTTTATGATTCTATGCTTCATTCTGCTTACGTTGGTTCGAGACTTCACATTTGGAGCGAGGAAGGACGCAAACGACTACATAAGCTTCTTGCAAAAATGGGACTCAGTCTGGTGGAGTGTAAACAAACTTATATTCACATGAACatggatttaaaaaaaactttgaaaagtaGTCTTAAAAGATTTGCACCGTTTTATGGTTTAGACGATGTGATATTCCATAGTTTTACTCGGACTTATGGATTCAAATGTACACTTAGTGCAAGTGACGTTTCTTATGCTATCAGTGCATTATTAGAAATGGGTAATACAGGTGTTTTGCTTCAAAGCAAAACTGTCGCTCGAAGCCCGGATATGACGGAGGAAGAATATTTGGAGAAGTTTGAAAATGCTCAAAATCAAGAATGGTTGCACAATTTTTATGATGCATACGACGCCTTGGACGATGTCGATTCATTAGAAAGAGCATTGAAGTTAGCAATGCACTTACAAAGAGCCATTGTTCGTACTGGAATCACCttacttgaaaaaagagCCATTAAAACGTTGAGATCTTTTCGTTTTGGACTTATCAACGAAGGACCAGAtctgaaaatatttatgcATCCCCTTGCGTTAACAAAGATGAGTCTTTGGATTGCTGAAGCTATTAAT GAGCAAGAACGAGAATTTGGAAAGCTTAGACATCTTCCTCTTGTTTTAGCAGCTTTTgtagaggaaaaaaataggTACTTAATAGTTGGAACTTCTACTTCCGCTTTTACTAGCAATGAAGATGACGATGATGACGACGGTCATGGACACAATCGTTTTGGAGTTGCATTTCAAGAGGTTGCAAACATGACATCTGCTACTTTGCAAATGGACTGTTTTGAAGCAAGTGTGATTGAGTGTCAAAAAAGTGACCTCGGGgtttttttagaaagtCTGTCCTTCAAAACACTATTATAA
- the cis4 gene encoding Golgi zinc importer, CDF family, Cis4, with protein MNVNSSAFERTNRFPSFPVLKDDQKTSSDSIAAAKKKDLLSLISSKSLLSSETLGWFSVICAFSITGSGLEVNTMSIPFYLIFGIFAFVSFTTQYLGIYSFSFQPFQLLNVIIASLSMVFITLGAFVLGTLDTTCLLLLAFKLFFIRNDPTPFNARSANLKNYIAFPICLFVINHILILLGYFQCSYSVFYASVFYILLGVFIRVFYLVNKEKFEKKELAFLFSSIVVACLIQFNVLPLGTINLSVTRFTILCFMQIFCINWDGIARIQFYLGKFDISLIMALISAIINKTASQNSIKIISCLYQVGFCFFKIGSSITANLKLPDNSRIYRLYNDFIVNGVLADKESRSIFYFFLLNVSYMFVQVIYGLWTNSLGLISDAIHMAFDCIAILVGLVATTLAKMPLNYAYPFGFAKIEALSGFTNGIFLVLISFSIVGEALYRLFHPPQMNTDQLLLVSFLGLVVNLVGILAFNHGHNHDHGSHHHHSHSNHSMCLPNTTNDINIFEEFEEEKDNVEAQKMGYTNDDHVSQHEHTHENSQEHHHEHNHNHDHIHKYNEKCDHESISLQNLDNDHHCHHHHENHNMHGIFLHIIADTMGSVGVIVSTILIQWFSWTGFDPLASLIIAALIFVSVLPLIKDSAKNLLSVTDPESEYLLKQCLSNISLSNSVISLSNPKFWTNERGEVYGILHIQVSIDGDLNVVRNEVFRKLSIAVPNLKHICIQSERPNNCWCGK; from the coding sequence atgaatgttAATTCTTCTGCGTTCGAGAGAACCAATAGGTTCCCTTCTTTTCCTGTTTTAAAAGACGACCAAAAGACAAGTTCTGATTCAATTGCTGcagctaaaaaaaaagatttgttaTCGCTCATTTCGAGTAAATCTTTGCTATCATCTGAAACACTAGGATGGTTTTCTGTAATTTGTGCATTCTCCATTACTGGTTCTGGTCTTGAAGTCAATACCATGTCGATTCCATTTTACCTTATTTTTGGCATCTTTGCTTTTGTCAGCTTTACTACTCAATATTTGGGCATCTATTCATTTTCGTTCCAACCTTTTCAGTTATTAAATGTAATAATCGCTTCTTTATCGATGGTATTCATAACTTTAGGTGCCTTTGTACTTGGAACTCTAGACACGACTTGTTTGTTATTGCTAgctttcaaattattttttattcgtAACGATCCTACACCATTTAATGCCAGATCTGCTAATTTGAAGAACTATATAGCATTTCCAATATGTCTTTTTGTCATTAATCATATCCTAATACTGTTGGGTTATTTCCAATGTTCTTATTCCGTTTTTTATGCCAGcgttttttatatacttCTTGGTGTCTTCATTCGAGTCTTTTACCTTGTGAACAAAGAGAAgtttgaaaagaaggaattggcattccttttttcttctatcGTTGTGGCTTGTCTCATTCAATTTAATGTCCTTCCGCTTGGAACAATCAATCTATCAGTCACTCGTTTTACcattctttgttttatgcaaattttttgcatcaATTGGGATGGAATTGCCAGAATTCAATTTTACTTGGGAAAATTCgatatttctttaattatgGCCCTAATTTCTGCCATTATTAACAAGACAGCTTCTCAAAATTCTATCAAGATCATATCATGCCTCTATCAAGTAGGattttgcttctttaaaattggtTCTTCTATAACAGCAAACTTGAAGCTTCCTGACAACAGCCGTATTTACCGACTTTACAATGATTTCATAGTGAATGGAGTGCTTGCCGATAAAGAGTCAAGAagcatattttatttcttccttttaaatgtttcttATATGTTTGTGCAAGTTATTTATGGTCTTTGGACAAATTCTTTGGGGCTTATTTCAGACGCAATTCACATGGCTTTTGACTGTATTGCTATTCTTGTCGGTTTAGTTGCTACGACGCTTGCCAAGATGCCTCTAAATTATGCTTACCCCTTTggatttgcaaaaattgAGGCTCTTTCGGGTTTCACTAatggtatttttttagttttgatttcattttctatCGTCGGCGAGGCATTATATAGGTTATTTCATCCGCCCCAAATGAATACCGACCAATTGTTGTTGGTTAGTTTTTTGGGCCTTGTTGTGAATTTGGTAGGTATCCTAGCGTTCAATCATGGGCATAATCATGATCATGGGTCTCATCACCATCATTCCCATAGTAATCATAGTATGTGTCTGCCTAACACTACAAAtgatataaatatttttgaagagtttgaagaagaaaaagataatgTTGAAGCCCAGAAAATGGGCTATACGAATGACGATCACGTATCCCAACATGAACATACCCATGAGAATAGTCAGGAACATCACCATGAGCATAACCACAATCATGATCACATCCATAAATACAATGAAAAATGCGACCATGAAAGCATAAGTCTCCAGAATTTAGACAATGATCATCACTGTCATCATCACCATGAAAATCATAATATGCATGGCATATTTCTGCATATTATCGCAGATACTATGGGCTCTGTTGGAGTTATTGTCTCTACTATATTAATACAGTGGTTTTCATGGACCGGTTTTGATCCTTTGGCATCTCTAATAATTGCTGCATTAATATTTGTTTCTGTACTTCCATTAATTAAAGATTCGGCGAAGAATTTGCTCTCTGTGACTGATCCAGAATCGGAATATTTATTGAAGCAGTGTTTGTCGAACATCAGTTTAAGTAACTCCGTTATCAGTTTATCCAACCCTAAGTTCTGGACAAACGAAAGAGGTGAAGTGTATGGAATACTCCATATTCAGGTGAGCATAGACGGTGATTTAAACGTGGTTCGTAATGAAGTATTTAGGAAGCTCTCAATCGCTGTaccaaatttaaaacacaTTTGTATACAATCTGAACGGCCAAACAATTGCTGGTGTGGAAAATAG
- the trm401 gene encoding tRNA (cytosine-5-)-methyltransferase: MGRKHYSSKKNRSKKGEFVNWDLIERKNENFEKYYRLQKLVTEDDFILLKQKLTEQLPTTFRITASIPHATQVRDYFIEHYYPLIENARTEDAKIPLPVSLPWYPDGMAFMLDISKEVIRKSPHLKALQEFLVLETEAGDINRQESVSMVPPLLLNVESHHKVLDMCAAPGSKTAQLLEALHKPTKKEDITTLLPSGIVIANDSDNKRAHMLVHQIKRLNSPNVLIVNHDASFLPNFHLSSPDGKKFLKFDRILADVPCSGDGTFRKNIALWNEWSLKTALGLHATQIKILMRGLQLLEKGGRLVYSTCSLNPIENEAVVSAVLNATRGSVRLVDVSSELPQLKRSQGVDNWVVCDSDLNIYPSFDTLPKELYEKMPPTLWPLPKKELAELNIQNCLRIYPHFQNTGGFFVAVLEKYENLTSSMKTAVDDNKVFLREQKLPSEQASKKRKQDTQETSSDSKLAEVKPKGKNGGNRFHELDPFVYIKEDDQALEKIYKKFGIDEAIIKKNQFFVRNVNGVPTKAIYISNDLFRNVIENNRNRVKFVHGGLKIFVRQDFGSLSREIAEKNGTCVFRVQSDGANLASHFIAESCLFHTTLSDLFILLDHEAVTIDDFPEDSLFRKEYNHLDLGSTLLHVDLAKEESVIKKQVYIPLWKSVRICNVLLSNSEKRTLKLQIEGPQSSIHKHNT, translated from the exons ATGGGTCGTAAGCATTATtctagtaaaaaaaat AGGTCTAAAAAAGGGGAGTTTGTAAACTGGGATTTAATTGAGAGAAA AAAtgaaaactttgaaaagtaCTACAGGCTTCAGAAATTAGTGACGGAGGATGACTTTATccttttaaagcaaaagcttACTGAACAACTCCCGACAACATTTCGAATAACTGCATCGATTCC tCATGCTACTCAAGTTCGTGATTATTTTATAGAACACTACTATCCACTCATTGAGAATGCAAGAACTGAGGATGCGAAAATCCCCTTGCCAGTTTCACTTCCATGGTATCCTGATGGAATGGCTTTTATGCTGGACATTTCTAAGGAAGTTATTCGAAAAAGCCCTCATCTCAAGGCACTTCAAGAATTTCTTGTACTTGAAACAGAAGCGGGTGACATAAACAGGCAAGAATCTGTAAGTATGGTTCCACCATTACTTCTTAATGTAGAGAGTCACCACAAAGTTTTGGACATGTGTGCGGCGCCTGGTTCTAAGACAGCTCAATTACTCGAGGCACTTCACAAACCAACTAAGAAAGAAGATATTACTACTTTGTTGCCTTCAGGAATTGTTATTGCAAATGATAGTGACAATAAAAGAGCGCATATGCTTGTACATCAGATTAAGCGATTAAATTCTCCAAATGTGTTAATTGTTAATCACGATGCTTCCTTTTTGCCGAATTTCCATCTATCTTCTCCCGACGGTAAAAAGTTCCTTAAGTTTGATCGTATCCTTGCTGATGTCCCATGCTCTGGAGATGGAACctttagaaaaaacattGCTTTATGGAATGAGTGGTCTTTGAAAACAGCTTTAGGGCTTCACGCGACACAAATTAAGATTTTAATGAGAGGTTTACAACTGTTGGAAAAAGGAGGAAGATTGGTGTATTCAACATGTTCATTAAATccaattgaaaatgaggCAGTGGTTTCTGCTGTCTTGAATGCTACCCGAGGTTCTGTAAGGTTGGTGGATGTTAGTTCGGAGCTTCCTCAGTTAAAACGTAGTCAAGGTGTTGATAACTGGGTAGTTTGTGATTCCGATCTAAATATTTATCCTTCATTTGATACCTTGCCAAAGGAGCTTTACGAAAAAATGCCTCCTACTTTATGGCCACTACCAAAGAAAGAACTTGCTGAGCTgaatattcaaaattgcTTACGTATTTATCCACATTTCCAAAATACTGGAGGCTTTTTTGTTGcagttttagaaaaatatgaaaatcTTACTAGCTCTATGAAAACTGCCGTCGACGATAACAAGGTTTTTTTACGAGAACAAAAGTTGCCAAGTGAACAAGCATCAAAAAAACGTAAACAAGATACTCAAGAAACATCTTCGGATTCAAAATTAGCCGAAGTTAAaccaaaaggaaaaaatggGGGCAATCGATTTCACGAATTGGATCCTTTCGTGTATATAAAAGAGGACGATCAAGCTCTCGAGAAAATCTATAAGAAGTTTGGCATTGATGAAGCTATCATAAAGAAGAATCAGTTTTTCGTTAGAAATGTCAATGGTGTCCCTACGAAAGCCATTTATATTTCCAACGATCTTTTCAGAAACGTAATTGAGAACAATCGTAATCGTGTTAAATTCGTGCATGGTGGtctcaaaatttttgtgaGACAAGATTTTGGAAGTCTTTCAAGAGAGATAGCAGAAAAAAACGGTACTTGCGTTTTTCGAGTTCAAAGCGATGGAGCGAATCTTGCTTCTCATTTTATCGCTGAAAGCTGTTTGTTTCATACTACATTATCTGATTTGTTCATTTTATTAGACCATGAAGCCGTGACCATTGACGATTTTCCTGAAGACAGTTTGTTCAGGAAAGAATATAACCATTTGGATCTTGGAAGCACTCTACTCCATGTTGATTTggcaaaagaagaaagcgTTATAAAGAAGCAAGTCTACATACCTTTATGGAAAAGTGTGCGTATTTGCAACGTTTTGTTATCGAATTCAGAAAAAAG GACATTAAAATTACAGATAGAAGGGCCACAGAGTTCAATACACAAACATAACACTTGA
- a CDS encoding mRNP complex protein has translation MSSHKPVRPNEALHKEALEELDAKINEAKKRFNEHKEKLGAIRGGGSLQEKNAELRAELDNIRNAQAAIRSSKQTLINKVKAQDELLKKKVKELTAMKKTVPFKSEVELDKHVKQLQAAVDSGTLKIVDEKKYLREISQCNRTRKSFVELNALQTSIDTIRNELNELRDQLNDSESKKLSDKFVEIRSELDEVRKQQDGYYKDQRKLIAERDDEKTALDDLYNQRRALQREYDTQLRAFRTYEREQRAKRQEQFRLERENREKEKRRIAAQRKLEEASIPAFTEEILACENLLKVFHVPVESSTTNAVSTGNTSSKILKPRTLTPRTVDPIPEGTIIKKESSDDAMFSGLKKSKPKKSNKSNNNQADSDRLNLSFGTIKEFDFVGVPAPFTKSQVDSAVEQLKSRIAHFKEQQDSVTKQRIEKAKQEIEKLEAKYNSKEEKTLTEADMVISSEETVTVTNDLEVEATA, from the exons atgtcATCTCATAAACCCGTTCGTCCTAATGAAGCTCTTCACAAGGAGGCTTTGGAGGAGCTTGATGCTAAGATCAACGAGGCGAAAAAGCGTTTC AATGAGCATAAGGAGAAGCTTGGTGCCATTCGCGGTGGTGGTTCATTGCAGGAGAAGAATGCAGAACTTCGCGCTGAATTAGACAATATTCGCAATGCTCAAGCAGCTATCCGTTCTTCTAAGCAAACTCTCATCAACAAAGTCAAGGCTCAAGAtgaacttttgaaaaagaag GTTAAGGAGTTGACTGCCATGAAAAAAACTGTTCCTTTCAAGTCAGAAGTGGAGCTTGATAAACATGTTAAACAACTTCAAGCCGCCGTTGACTCAGGAACTTTAAAGATTGTTGATGAGAAGAAATACCTGCGTGAAATTTCTCAGTGCAATCGTACTAGAAAGAGCTTCGTTGAGTTGAACGCTCTTCAAACTAGTATTGATACGATTAGAAATGAACTTAACGAGCTTCGTGATCAACTTAATGATTCAGAATCAAAGAAGTTGAGTGACAAGTTCGTAGAAATCCGTTCTGAGCTTGATGAGGTTCGTAAGCAACAAGACGGTTACTATAAAGATCAGCGTAAGCTCATAGCAGAAAGAGATGATGAGAAGACTGCACTCGATGATCTATATAATCAACGAAGAGCTTTACAACGTGAGTACGATACCCAATTGCGCGCATTCCGTACTTATGAACGTGAACAACGTGCCAAAAGACAAGAACAGTTTCGTCTTGAGCGTGAAAATCGTGAGAAGGAGAAGAGAAGAATTGCTGCTCAACGCAAGTTAGAAGAGGCTAGTATTCCTGCCTTTACGGAAGAGATTCTTGCCTGTGAAAACTTATTAAAGGTGTTTCATGTTCCCGTCGAATCTTCTACTACAAATGCCGTTTCAACCGGAAATACTTCtagtaaaattttgaagccACGAACTTTGACTCCTCGCACTGTGGATCCAATTCCTGAAGGAACTATTATTAAGAAAGAGTCTTCCGATGATGCCATGTTTAGCGGacttaaaaaatcgaagcccaaaaaatcaaacaaaagcaACAACAATCAAGCCGATTCTGATAGACTCAATCTTTCTTTTGGCACTATTAAGGAATTCGATTTTGTCGGTGTTCCTGCTCCTTTCACTAAGTCTCAAGTTGATTCAGCCGTTGAACAACTTAAGTCACGTATCGCCCATTTTAAAGAGCAGCAAGACTCTGTTACCAAACAACGTATTGAGAAAGCCAAGCaggaaattgaaaaactgGAAGCTAAATATAATtctaaagaagaaaaaactttaacTGAAGCTGATATGGTTATATCATCTGAAGAAACTGTGACAGTTACTAATGATTTGGAGGTGGAAGCTACAGCTTAA